Proteins encoded together in one Chryseobacterium sp. G0201 window:
- a CDS encoding HU family DNA-binding protein, which yields MNKSELIDAIAKDAGITKVAAKAALESFISNVTTTLKKKDGKVSLVGFGTFSVAERAARQGINPATKKPINIEAKTVAKFKAGADLSTAVATANTPVAAAKKKK from the coding sequence ATGAACAAGTCTGAATTAATCGACGCAATCGCAAAAGACGCAGGAATTACTAAAGTTGCAGCAAAAGCTGCTTTAGAATCATTCATCAGTAATGTAACTACTACTTTAAAGAAAAAAGACGGAAAAGTTTCTTTAGTAGGATTTGGTACTTTCTCAGTAGCTGAGAGAGCGGCTAGACAAGGTATTAACCCTGCAACTAAAAAGCCTATCAATATTGAAGCTAAAACGGTTGCTAAATTCAAAGCTGGAGCTGATTTATCTACTGCTGTAGCTACTGCCAACACTCCTGTTGCTGCTGCTAAGAAGAAAAAATAA
- the pdxH gene encoding pyridoxamine 5'-phosphate oxidase, protein MENLHDKRKVYEKSQLIESEIKQNPIEQFRDWFLEASENPTISEANAMAVSTVEDDGCPRTRMVLLKAYTFEGFIFYTNYDSRKGKAIEQNHKACLHFFWPNLERQIIIKAELEKIAENLSDGYFHSRPKGSQLGAAVSPQSQIIPNREFLEEKLKNLEKEFENTEVPRPENWGGYIAKPYEIEFWQGRPNRLHDRIIYILDDLDWKISRLAP, encoded by the coding sequence ATGGAAAACCTGCACGACAAAAGAAAAGTGTACGAGAAATCCCAACTTATTGAAAGTGAGATAAAACAAAATCCGATAGAGCAATTCAGAGATTGGTTTTTGGAAGCAAGCGAAAATCCTACTATTTCTGAAGCCAATGCAATGGCAGTTTCAACCGTAGAAGATGATGGATGTCCGCGTACAAGGATGGTTTTGCTGAAAGCGTATACATTTGAGGGTTTTATTTTTTATACCAACTACGACAGCCGAAAAGGAAAAGCTATAGAACAGAATCATAAAGCCTGTTTACATTTTTTCTGGCCAAATCTTGAAAGACAGATCATAATAAAAGCAGAACTGGAAAAGATTGCGGAGAATTTAAGTGATGGGTATTTTCATTCAAGACCAAAAGGAAGTCAGCTCGGAGCGGCAGTTTCACCACAAAGTCAAATTATCCCTAACAGAGAGTTTTTGGAAGAAAAATTAAAAAACCTAGAGAAAGAGTTTGAGAACACTGAAGTTCCAAGGCCTGAGAACTGGGGCGGTTACATTGCAAAACCTTATGAGATCGAATTTTGGCAGGGAAGGCCCAACAGACTTCATGACAGAATTATCTACATATTAGATGATCTGGATTGGAAAATTTCCCGTCTGGCACCATAA
- a CDS encoding YqgE/AlgH family protein: MNYSYKGKILISTPDISGDIFSRSVVLVIEHNESGAFGLILNKKNGQMSSKFKNFFDFKIEVYDGGPVENDKVFFIVKGKKVTEMYSIISDDFYLTEDIENIISSILSGDLNIDDVKIFSGYSGWSAGQLDKEVQKKMWTVVDVYNLDYTLPNDQTLWKSIMQNLGGEYLLWANSPEDISLN; encoded by the coding sequence ATGAATTACTCATACAAAGGTAAAATATTAATTTCCACACCAGACATTTCCGGCGATATTTTTTCCAGATCTGTAGTACTTGTTATTGAACATAACGAAAGCGGTGCATTTGGCTTGATATTAAACAAAAAAAATGGACAGATGAGTAGTAAGTTCAAAAACTTTTTTGACTTCAAAATTGAGGTCTATGACGGCGGACCTGTGGAAAATGACAAAGTTTTCTTTATTGTAAAAGGCAAAAAGGTAACTGAGATGTATTCTATTATTTCTGATGATTTTTATCTGACTGAGGATATTGAGAATATTATCAGTTCTATTCTTAGCGGTGACCTGAATATTGACGACGTCAAGATCTTCTCCGGATACTCGGGTTGGTCTGCCGGGCAGTTGGATAAAGAGGTTCAAAAGAAAATGTGGACGGTGGTTGATGTATATAATCTAGACTATACACTACCAAATGATCAAACGCTTTGGAAATCTATCATGCAAAACCTAGGTGGTGAGTATCTTCTTTGGGCGAATTCTCCTGAAGATATTTCGTTGAATTAA
- a CDS encoding aminotransferase class IV, with protein MENQYFTSDELYVKNRAFLMGDAVKVSFFVREGKLIMDEECYFYLMASMRKMRMNIPLTYTLEFFQSLFQKDIIEGKGINNGIINFQVFRNSDGITLSKSSVSYFYEVDEMDDILSVHGRPLELDIIKEINVNNNLLSNIRVHSPENIYGGIYAQENDLDDVILLNPNKRIARSTSGNLLFLEGNAIKVPKQSEGAYISPLLENFVTFLHKNNLADTQEHEIIAFESQKAEEILMISDEKGIFSVGKIRNKTFENSRFLELVESWKKSF; from the coding sequence TTGGAAAATCAATATTTTACATCAGACGAATTATATGTAAAGAATAGGGCGTTTCTTATGGGCGACGCCGTAAAGGTTTCTTTTTTTGTGAGAGAAGGAAAACTCATCATGGATGAAGAATGTTATTTTTATTTGATGGCTTCCATGAGAAAGATGCGGATGAATATTCCGCTGACGTATACGTTGGAATTTTTTCAGTCGCTTTTTCAGAAAGATATTATTGAAGGAAAGGGAATTAATAACGGAATTATTAATTTTCAGGTTTTTAGAAATTCAGACGGAATTACATTATCCAAGTCATCAGTTTCTTATTTTTATGAAGTTGATGAAATGGATGATATTCTTTCGGTTCATGGAAGACCTTTGGAATTAGATATTATTAAAGAAATCAACGTTAATAATAATTTACTGAGCAATATCAGAGTTCACAGCCCGGAAAATATCTATGGCGGAATTTATGCTCAGGAAAATGATCTTGATGATGTGATCCTGCTTAATCCTAATAAGAGAATTGCGCGTTCAACATCAGGGAATTTATTATTCTTGGAAGGTAATGCTATTAAAGTTCCGAAACAGTCTGAAGGAGCTTACATTTCGCCTTTATTGGAAAATTTTGTTACTTTTTTGCATAAAAATAACCTTGCCGATACGCAGGAACACGAGATAATCGCATTTGAATCTCAAAAGGCCGAAGAAATTTTAATGATCTCTGACGAAAAGGGCATATTTTCTGTAGGTAAAATAAGAAATAAGACTTTTGAAAATTCTCGCTTTTTAGAATTAGTGGAAAGCTGGAAGAAAAGTTTTTAA
- a CDS encoding START-like domain-containing protein: protein MAKHKVHYEFPMHCLSEILYEYLATAEGLSEWFADDVVEKGDDFFFSWGGGPEEKATLIRYKPEGFVRFRWEEDEGTKHFFEMTITIDDITEDLALNITDFCEEGDEEENAMYWENLIENLRIKLGAA, encoded by the coding sequence ATGGCTAAACATAAAGTCCATTACGAATTTCCAATGCATTGTCTTTCAGAGATTTTATATGAATATCTGGCGACTGCAGAAGGGTTGTCTGAATGGTTTGCGGATGATGTAGTAGAGAAAGGTGACGATTTCTTTTTCAGTTGGGGTGGAGGTCCTGAAGAAAAAGCCACTTTGATCAGATACAAGCCTGAAGGCTTCGTTCGTTTCAGATGGGAAGAAGATGAAGGAACTAAGCATTTCTTTGAAATGACCATTACTATTGATGATATTACCGAAGATTTGGCCTTAAATATTACAGATTTCTGTGAAGAAGGTGACGAAGAGGAAAATGCAATGTATTGGGAAAATCTTATTGAAAACCTTAGAATTAAATTAGGTGCAGCTTAA
- a CDS encoding aspartate aminotransferase family protein, which translates to MQKDFFTYQAQTTKFAAGFEVEKAEGSYIFGRDGKKYLDFVAGVSANTLGHSHPKIVNAIKEQADKYLHVMVYGEYAQEKPVALCKLLAEATPNPLEITYLVNSGAEAIDGSLKLAKRYTGREEIVSFKDSYHGNTHGALSVSGNENHKREFRPLLPMVSFIEFNNENDFDKITEKTACVILETIQGAAGFLVPNDYYLIKLKKRCEEVGALLILDEIQPGFGRTGKLFSFEHFGIVPDILVMGKGMGGGVPVGAFMSSREIMESLSHSPKLGHITTFGGNPLIAAASYATLKEVLDSGLMSEVQEKEKLFRELLVHPKIKNINGKGLMLAVNLGSPEYTLKVAKRCMDKGLIVFWQLYRNEYLRISPPLTLSLDEIKKGCQIILDVLNEN; encoded by the coding sequence ATACAAAAAGATTTTTTTACATATCAGGCACAGACAACAAAATTTGCAGCTGGTTTTGAGGTTGAAAAAGCAGAAGGAAGCTATATCTTCGGAAGAGACGGAAAAAAATACCTTGATTTTGTGGCAGGAGTTTCTGCTAATACTTTAGGACATTCTCATCCTAAAATTGTGAATGCGATCAAAGAGCAGGCGGATAAATATCTTCATGTAATGGTTTATGGTGAATATGCTCAGGAAAAACCTGTCGCATTGTGTAAATTATTAGCTGAAGCTACCCCGAATCCTTTAGAAATTACTTATTTAGTTAACAGTGGAGCAGAAGCCATCGACGGAAGCTTAAAATTAGCAAAAAGATATACAGGAAGAGAGGAAATTGTCTCTTTTAAAGATTCTTATCACGGAAATACGCACGGAGCTTTAAGCGTTTCAGGAAACGAAAATCATAAGAGAGAATTTCGTCCGTTATTGCCGATGGTTTCGTTTATTGAATTTAATAATGAAAATGATTTTGATAAGATCACCGAAAAAACTGCTTGTGTAATTCTGGAAACAATTCAAGGGGCGGCTGGTTTTTTAGTTCCAAATGATTATTATTTAATTAAATTAAAAAAGAGATGTGAAGAAGTCGGAGCTCTTCTAATTTTAGATGAAATTCAGCCCGGATTCGGAAGAACAGGGAAATTATTCTCTTTTGAGCATTTCGGGATCGTTCCGGATATTCTGGTAATGGGAAAAGGAATGGGAGGCGGAGTTCCTGTTGGAGCTTTCATGAGTTCGAGAGAAATTATGGAATCGTTGTCTCACTCTCCAAAATTGGGTCATATCACGACTTTTGGAGGGAATCCTTTGATCGCTGCAGCGAGTTATGCAACTCTAAAAGAAGTTTTAGACAGTGGTTTAATGAGTGAAGTGCAGGAAAAAGAGAAATTATTCAGAGAACTTCTAGTACACCCGAAAATTAAAAATATTAACGGAAAAGGATTAATGTTAGCCGTAAATCTGGGCTCACCAGAATATACTTTGAAAGTTGCGAAAAGGTGTATGGATAAAGGTCTCATCGTTTTCTGGCAATTATACAGAAATGAATATTTAAGAATCTCACCACCATTAACGCTTTCTCTTGATGAGATCAAAAAAGGATGTCAGATTATTCTTGATGTTTTAAACGAAAATTAA
- a CDS encoding OstA-like protein codes for MRLIFFLLVFISTITFAQDKQKPAQRDPYLQNPIKNPQKVQQAKPEDKVKIINADEIIKDPKMYEGNRYMKGNVKLEHQGSILTADEVILYDEENFVKAIGNARLQNPDGSVITAGEMEYDGNTQKGVARKNVILTDPKQTIKTETLYYDKMANQAYFNTGGTISDAQNTMYTKSATYFLDTKLIDFVGNVKIDSPDYIIDGDNIKQNQVTKVAEFFGPTTITNRANPKNRVYTERGTYRMNTKEAFLNKNSKIFYNDKILTGDDMYFNQLTGFGKATGNVTLDDPKERRWIKGGYGEIFEKKDSAMMTKNPYAVKAFEKDSMYFAAEKIISFQRPDSADIKKKKSFLRAFRKGRFYKSNAQGRADSIAFNETDGIMHMYTKPILWSGIKQVTGDKIEAYFNTENENIDSLKVIGNAFAISKVDSLNLKDEFNQVKGRFMTVHYQNNDIKEATVIGNAQAISYADDVDQTTKQPERIGISLTSCGIIDALFEEKVMQIVSCNIGATSDTYPMSKIEPSKRKFPDFNWNTKDRINKWQDILVDTPNNEEIKYEAESSLYDKAQEAIDKEKAKEEAKKPKRTRK; via the coding sequence ATGAGACTGATTTTTTTTCTATTAGTTTTTATTTCAACGATTACTTTTGCGCAAGACAAACAAAAACCTGCGCAAAGAGATCCGTATTTACAAAATCCAATCAAAAACCCACAAAAAGTTCAGCAAGCAAAGCCTGAAGATAAGGTAAAGATCATCAATGCCGATGAAATTATTAAGGATCCTAAAATGTATGAAGGAAACCGTTACATGAAGGGTAATGTGAAATTAGAACATCAAGGTTCTATCCTTACTGCTGATGAAGTGATTTTATACGATGAAGAAAATTTTGTAAAAGCAATAGGTAATGCTAGACTTCAAAACCCGGATGGTTCTGTAATTACTGCAGGCGAGATGGAGTATGATGGAAACACTCAAAAAGGGGTTGCAAGAAAAAATGTAATTCTCACCGACCCAAAGCAGACCATTAAAACAGAAACTCTGTACTATGATAAGATGGCCAATCAGGCTTATTTTAATACAGGAGGTACCATTTCTGATGCTCAGAATACGATGTATACAAAATCTGCAACCTATTTTTTGGATACAAAACTGATAGATTTTGTGGGTAATGTGAAAATTGACAGCCCTGATTATATCATTGATGGCGATAATATCAAACAAAATCAGGTTACTAAAGTTGCTGAGTTCTTCGGGCCAACCACAATTACCAATCGTGCAAATCCCAAAAATAGAGTTTATACCGAAAGGGGTACTTACAGAATGAACACGAAAGAAGCTTTTCTAAATAAAAATTCTAAGATTTTTTATAATGATAAGATCTTGACAGGTGACGATATGTATTTCAACCAGCTTACAGGTTTCGGAAAAGCAACCGGAAATGTAACTTTAGACGATCCCAAAGAAAGAAGATGGATAAAAGGCGGTTACGGAGAGATTTTTGAAAAGAAAGATTCTGCGATGATGACCAAAAATCCTTATGCAGTAAAAGCTTTTGAAAAAGATTCAATGTATTTTGCTGCAGAGAAGATTATTTCTTTCCAGAGACCGGATTCTGCAGATATTAAAAAGAAAAAAAGCTTCTTGCGGGCTTTCAGAAAAGGAAGATTTTATAAATCTAACGCGCAGGGAAGAGCAGATTCTATTGCCTTCAACGAAACTGATGGCATTATGCACATGTACACAAAGCCAATTCTGTGGAGTGGAATAAAACAAGTAACCGGAGATAAAATTGAAGCCTATTTCAATACTGAAAATGAAAATATTGATTCTCTAAAAGTTATCGGAAATGCATTTGCGATCAGCAAAGTTGATTCATTAAATTTGAAAGATGAATTTAATCAGGTGAAAGGTAGATTCATGACAGTTCACTATCAGAATAATGATATTAAAGAAGCTACGGTAATAGGAAATGCACAGGCAATAAGTTACGCTGATGATGTTGATCAAACTACAAAACAACCAGAAAGAATTGGGATCTCCCTTACTTCTTGCGGAATTATTGATGCTCTATTTGAAGAAAAAGTGATGCAGATCGTTTCCTGTAATATCGGAGCGACTTCAGATACTTATCCAATGAGTAAAATTGAGCCTTCCAAAAGGAAATTTCCGGACTTTAACTGGAATACCAAGGACCGTATCAACAAATGGCAGGACATATTGGTAGACACACCAAATAATGAAGAAATAAAGTACGAAGCTGAAAGTTCACTTTATGATAAAGCTCAAGAAGCCATAGATAAAGAAAAAGCAAAAGAAGAAGCTAAAAAACCAAAACGTACCCGAAAATAA
- a CDS encoding Fur family transcriptional regulator, translated as MDTLQKEKNIALIKDVLRNYLLEKGFRNTPERYTILEEIYNMDHHFNVDDLYLLMMQKKYHVSKATIYNTIEIFLDAGLIRKHQFGEKTLTSSSYEKSYFDKQHDHLVIYKKDSDKEIEEIIEFCDPRIQGIKEAIEGAFGVKIDSHSLYFYGTKND; from the coding sequence ATGGATACTTTACAGAAAGAAAAAAATATTGCCTTAATAAAAGATGTTTTAAGAAACTACTTATTAGAAAAGGGTTTCAGAAATACACCTGAACGATATACAATATTAGAAGAGATTTATAATATGGATCATCACTTCAATGTAGATGATCTGTATCTTCTCATGATGCAGAAGAAATATCATGTTTCTAAAGCCACAATTTACAATACAATTGAGATTTTCCTTGATGCAGGATTAATCCGTAAACATCAGTTTGGAGAAAAAACATTGACCTCTTCTTCTTACGAAAAGTCTTATTTTGATAAGCAGCATGACCATTTGGTGATCTACAAAAAAGACTCAGACAAAGAAATAGAGGAGATCATAGAGTTTTGTGATCCAAGGATTCAAGGTATCAAAGAAGCAATTGAAGGAGCATTTGGCGTAAAAATTGATTCTCATTCGCTATATTTTTATGGCACCAAGAATGATTAA
- a CDS encoding KUP/HAK/KT family potassium transporter, whose amino-acid sequence MAEVTEGGHHFDIKKLSFFGVLVSLGIVFGDIGTSPLYVMKAIVNARGASSTMPFNEYIEGALSCIIWTLTLQTTVKYVIIALRADNKGEGGILALFSLVKNLKKGWLYLVAIVGAAALVADGVITPSLTVMSAIEGLEIYNPHTPVVTITIGILILIFVVQQFGTSLIGKFFGPVMVIWFLVLGGLGLSHLTENFEILRSFNPYYAYKLIANSPSAIVILGAVFLCTTGAEALYSDLGHCGAKNIRVSWAFVKIMLILNYLGQGAWLLANYGKPGFSVINPFFGIMEEWMIVPGVILATAAAIIASQALITGSFTIFSEAMSLNLWPNQKIDYPSGVKGQMYIPRINWGLLILCVIVVLHFRESGKMEAAYGLSITVTMLMTTILLMFWLLKHRINKGLILVFALVYMSIELGFFSANIIKFFEGGWITVILAGFIGICMYAWYNGRLIKTKFINFVKIDSYVSIIKDMKLDETIPKYATNLAYLSRAKRNDEVESKIIYSIIKKQPKRADHYFILSIVNQEDPFTFKYTVDEILPGTVYKINFLLGFKVDRRINDYFSMVLKDLMADGTIPSKSSHPSLRAHNIPPDLKYVVIDNTYINDILLTVKQKITLNIYNFVKYIGSDDFKSWGVTSHNVVVESAPITELTVYDNKIEQAEFLRHNS is encoded by the coding sequence ATGGCAGAAGTTACAGAAGGTGGTCATCATTTTGACATTAAAAAACTTTCTTTTTTTGGAGTTCTAGTTTCTTTAGGAATTGTTTTCGGAGATATTGGAACATCACCGCTTTACGTAATGAAAGCAATTGTGAATGCAAGAGGTGCAAGTAGCACTATGCCTTTCAATGAATACATAGAAGGAGCGCTTTCTTGTATCATCTGGACCCTTACTCTTCAGACGACCGTAAAGTATGTTATCATTGCCTTGAGGGCAGATAATAAAGGTGAAGGAGGGATTTTGGCTTTATTTTCATTAGTTAAAAATCTTAAAAAAGGCTGGCTCTATCTCGTAGCAATTGTTGGGGCTGCCGCATTGGTTGCTGATGGAGTGATTACGCCTTCGCTTACCGTAATGTCGGCGATTGAAGGTCTTGAAATTTACAATCCTCATACACCTGTTGTTACGATTACCATTGGTATTCTTATTTTAATCTTTGTAGTACAGCAATTTGGAACAAGCCTTATCGGAAAATTTTTTGGACCTGTAATGGTTATCTGGTTTTTGGTATTGGGAGGTTTAGGATTATCACATTTAACTGAAAATTTTGAAATTTTAAGATCTTTCAATCCATATTACGCTTACAAGCTTATCGCAAATTCTCCGAGTGCCATTGTTATTCTTGGTGCTGTTTTCCTTTGTACAACTGGGGCAGAAGCTCTTTATTCAGATTTAGGACATTGTGGTGCTAAGAATATCAGAGTGAGCTGGGCTTTCGTTAAGATTATGCTTATTTTAAACTATTTGGGGCAGGGAGCTTGGCTTTTAGCTAATTATGGAAAACCAGGTTTCTCCGTAATAAACCCGTTCTTTGGAATTATGGAGGAGTGGATGATTGTTCCGGGAGTAATTTTAGCGACCGCAGCAGCAATTATTGCAAGTCAGGCGTTAATTACCGGTTCTTTTACAATCTTTTCTGAAGCAATGTCTCTTAATTTATGGCCTAATCAAAAAATTGATTATCCTTCCGGAGTTAAAGGACAAATGTATATCCCAAGAATCAATTGGGGACTTCTTATTCTATGTGTCATTGTAGTACTTCACTTTAGAGAATCGGGCAAGATGGAAGCTGCTTATGGCCTTTCTATTACGGTAACGATGTTGATGACGACCATTTTATTAATGTTCTGGCTACTGAAACATAGAATAAATAAAGGGTTGATCCTTGTTTTTGCTTTGGTTTATATGTCGATCGAATTAGGATTCTTTAGTGCCAATATCATCAAATTCTTCGAAGGAGGTTGGATTACGGTTATCTTGGCAGGATTCATCGGAATTTGTATGTACGCTTGGTATAACGGAAGATTAATTAAAACCAAGTTCATCAATTTTGTGAAAATAGACAGCTATGTTTCTATCATTAAAGATATGAAGCTGGACGAAACGATCCCTAAATATGCTACCAACCTTGCTTATCTGAGCAGAGCTAAAAGAAATGATGAGGTAGAATCAAAAATTATCTATTCTATCATCAAAAAACAGCCGAAAAGAGCAGATCATTATTTTATTTTAAGTATTGTAAATCAGGAAGATCCATTTACATTTAAATATACGGTTGATGAAATTTTACCAGGGACGGTTTACAAAATCAATTTTCTTTTAGGATTTAAGGTAGACAGAAGGATTAATGATTATTTCAGTATGGTTTTAAAAGATCTGATGGCAGATGGAACGATTCCTTCAAAAAGCAGTCACCCTTCTCTTAGAGCTCATAACATCCCGCCGGATCTGAAATACGTAGTAATAGACAATACCTATATCAACGATATACTTTTAACAGTTAAACAGAAAATTACTCTTAATATTTACAACTTTGTGAAATATATTGGGAGTGACGATTTCAAATCTTGGGGTGTTACCTCTCACAACGTGGTTGTAGAGTCTGCTCCTATTACTGAACTAACAGTTTATGACAATAAAATTGAGCAGGCTGAATTTTTAAGACATAACAGTTAA
- a CDS encoding pyruvate dehydrogenase complex E1 component subunit beta, giving the protein MAEYTFREVIAQAMSEEMRKDESIFLMGEEVAEYNGAYKASKGMLDEFGPKRVIDTPIAELGFTGIAVGAAMNGNRPIVEYMTFNFSLVGIDQIINNAAKIRQMSGGQWNCPIVFRGPTASAGQLGATHSQAFENWFANVPGLKVVVPSNPYDAKGLLKTAIQDNDPIIFMESEQMYGDKMEIPEEEYYLPIGKADIKREGTDVTLVSFGKIMKLAIQAAEDMAKEGISVEVIDLRTVRPLDFDTILTSVKKTNRLVILEEAWPFASISSEITYMVQQKAFDYLDAPIKRITTPDAPAPYSAALFAEWFPKLEKVKEEIKNAMYVK; this is encoded by the coding sequence ATGGCAGAATATACTTTTCGTGAGGTAATTGCGCAAGCAATGAGCGAGGAAATGCGTAAAGACGAATCCATCTTTTTAATGGGGGAGGAAGTTGCAGAATACAATGGTGCGTATAAGGCTTCAAAAGGAATGTTGGATGAATTTGGTCCTAAGAGAGTAATCGATACACCAATCGCTGAGCTTGGTTTTACAGGGATTGCCGTAGGTGCTGCAATGAATGGGAACAGACCAATTGTTGAGTATATGACGTTCAATTTCTCATTGGTAGGTATTGATCAGATTATCAATAACGCGGCGAAGATCCGTCAGATGAGTGGTGGTCAGTGGAACTGTCCAATCGTTTTCAGAGGTCCTACTGCTTCGGCAGGTCAGTTGGGTGCAACTCACTCTCAGGCTTTCGAAAACTGGTTCGCAAACGTTCCTGGTCTTAAAGTAGTCGTTCCTTCAAACCCTTACGATGCTAAAGGATTGTTGAAAACAGCTATTCAGGATAATGACCCTATCATTTTCATGGAATCTGAGCAGATGTATGGTGATAAAATGGAAATTCCTGAAGAGGAATACTATTTACCAATCGGAAAAGCAGATATCAAAAGAGAAGGTACAGATGTAACTTTAGTTTCTTTCGGGAAGATTATGAAGTTGGCTATTCAGGCTGCTGAAGATATGGCGAAAGAAGGAATTTCTGTTGAGGTTATTGACCTTAGAACAGTTCGTCCTTTAGACTTTGATACAATCCTAACGTCTGTAAAGAAAACAAATAGATTAGTTATTTTAGAAGAAGCTTGGCCGTTTGCGTCTATTTCTTCTGAGATTACCTATATGGTACAGCAGAAAGCATTTGATTATTTGGATGCTCCAATCAAGAGAATTACTACTCCTGATGCACCTGCTCCGTACTCAGCTGCATTATTTGCAGAATGGTTCCCTAAGCTTGAAAAAGTAAAAGAGGAAATCAAAAATGCGATGTACGTTAAATAG
- a CDS encoding DUF2147 domain-containing protein, whose amino-acid sequence MKKLLLTLAFSLFGVLSFAQIEGKWKTIDDETKQAKSIVEIYKKGDQYYGKVSQLLIKPANPNCTECKDDRKNKPILGLEIIRGLKKDGDEFTGGTITDPKTGKTYKCTITKSGDKLNVRGYVGISLMGRTQTWQKVN is encoded by the coding sequence ATGAAAAAATTATTATTAACATTGGCATTTTCTCTATTTGGCGTTTTATCTTTTGCTCAAATTGAAGGTAAATGGAAAACAATAGACGACGAAACAAAACAAGCGAAATCTATTGTAGAGATCTATAAAAAAGGAGATCAATATTACGGAAAGGTTTCTCAATTGTTGATAAAGCCGGCAAATCCAAACTGTACTGAGTGTAAGGATGACAGAAAAAATAAACCAATTTTAGGTTTGGAAATCATCAGAGGTTTGAAAAAAGACGGAGATGAATTCACAGGAGGAACAATTACAGATCCAAAAACAGGGAAAACTTACAAGTGTACCATCACAAAAAGCGGAGATAAACTGAATGTGAGAGGATATGTAGGAATATCTTTAATGGGCAGAACTCAGACTTGGCAGAAAGTTAATTAA